The Caldisericum exile AZM16c01 region TTTCTGCATCTCCATGATTTTCAAATAGGAAATTAAAATTTCTCGAACTACTTATTATGTCTTTAAGAAGTTTCATGTCTTCGTCCGCAAATGTTTTACTTTCTTCCAATAACTTCTTAAACAATTCGTAAAGCATTAACGCATCATTAAATGCCCTATGTGCCTTTTCTTTTTTTAGATTAAGAGTTTGAACAAGTTTCTCAAGGCTATGAGAACTCAACTCTGGATAAATAAGACGGGCAAGCTCAAGAGTGTCTACTACTTCATTCTGAAGCGGCTCCTCCAAAAATCTCTCAAGAAATTCTTTGTCAAAAGATGCATTATGCGCAACAAGAATTGAATCTTCAATAAATTTTTTAAAATCCTCTTTTACTTTGTTCCTTTCTTGTGCCTTATCAAGATCTTCCAGGGTTATGCCTGTTAAATTTGTAATAAATCTTGAAATGGACTTATGAGGTCTTACAAGAGTCTTAAATGTAGAAACAATCTCAAAATCAACAACCTTTATAGCACCTATTTCAATAACTTCATCGTCTCTATTAAGCCCAGTGGTTTCTAAATCAAAAAAAACAAATTTCATCTGAAAAACACTATTGTGGTACCTATACCACCTTCTGAAGGAGTTCCAGTTTCGAAACGAGCAATACGTTTATTATTTCTTAAATATTGCAAAATTGCTTCTCGTAAAGCACCAGTCCCTTTTCCATGTACTATGTAAACATGAGGCAAACCATGTAAATACGCCTTATCAAGATATTTGTCGAGTATATCAATTGCGTCATCAACTGTATAACCGTGCAAGTCTATCATCATTGGAAGTTCCTCTTCAAAAAGTTCCTTTAACTCTCCTCTTTTTTCTTTCTTCACTTCAACTTTCTCTTCTGAAACTGGTTCAAGATCTGAAAATTTTAGTGTTGCCCTGATTGCACCCATCTGGACAATTGCTTTTTGCTCATCGTTTTTCACCTGGAGTACTATTCCTTGCGCCTTCAACGTCCTTACATATACAAGAATTCCTTCTTTTATTTCAGAGGGCCCAACTTTATTCACCTCTTCAAAGGTTTTTTCTTGTTGCTCTTCGATTTTCTGCTCTTCAGACTTAAGTGCCTTCTTCATTTCTTGTATTTCCTTCTGGCTTTTTATAGATACATCAAGATTTTCGAGAATCTTATTCATCTTTTCTTTTGTTTCATCAATAATTCTCTGCGCTTCTTCATACGCTTTTCTTATTTCTAATCTCTTTCGTTCCTCAAGTTCTTTTAATTTTTGCTCATATGTTTCTTTTAAGCGCATCGCCTCATTCTTTGCAACTTCAGTATCTCTTTTCATTATTTCAATTGCTCTATTGTCCTCGTGCATTTTACTTACGATTTCTGCTTTTTCAATAAAATCTGAAGAAAGTTCACTTCTTGCATCACTAAGGACATCCTCAGGCATGCCAAGTCTTTCTGCAATAATGAGAGCATGGCTCTCGCCAGGGATTCCAATATACAGTTTATATGTAGGGCTTAATGTATCCACATCAAAACCTACAGAAGCATTCTGTGCTTCTTTAAACTTATATGGAAATTCTTTTATCTTTCCATGATGTGTAGTTACAATTGAAGACGCACCAATTTTGTATAGTCTTTTAAGAATAGCAAACCCAAGGGAAGCACCTTCCTCAGGATCAGTCCCTGCACCTAATTCATCAATTAAAACAAGGTCATCTTTCGTTGCATTCTTTAAAATATCAATTATTCTTACCATATGTGAGGAAAATGTTGAAAGATTTTGTTCTATACTCTGTTCATCACCGATATCAGCGAAGACATCTCTAAAAAAACCGACCGTTGAATTCGAAATGGCAGGTATATGCATTCCCGCCTTTGCCATAAGTGTAAGAAGTCCTGTCGTTTTAAGTGTAACGGTTTTTCCACCAGTATTAGGGCCAGTTATTATAAGCATTTTAAAATTTTTCCCTACTTCTATGTCGATTGGGACAACCACATCATCATTTATAAACGGATTTCTTGCTTCATATAACTCAAGGTAAGGTTCATTGACAAGGATTGGTTCTGATGCCTTAAACTCTAATGACAATCTCGCCTTAGCAAAGATAAAATCAAGTTTATAAATGATATTTAAAGATTCTTCAACTGCACTAAATTTATTTCTGATACGTTCTTCTAATTCCAATACGATACGTTCCTCTTCTCTTCTTTCTTTGGAAAATAGGTCCACAAGTTTGTTGTTTAGCTCTACCACTGCCATGGGCTCAACAAAAAGTGTTAGTTTACTTCCAGATTCTCCCTGAACAACGTAATTGAAAGATGGTTTTGAATTAAGTCTGATAGGTATTACATACCTGTCGTTTCTCTTAGTTATGATTTTATCCTGAATTGCGTCCTCATTTTCCCTGGAATACAAAATCTCCTGTAAAATAGATTGAATCCTTAAATATGTCGTTTTAATTTCTCTTCGAATGATGCTAAGAAGTGGCGATGCATCATCTACAATTTTTCCATCGTTCCCTACAACTTTCCTTATTGCCTTTACTATATCTTCAAAGTTAGAAAGTTTCATTATGTATTTAAAGACTTCAGGATAAGTTTCTCTATAAGATTCTCCTATTTCTTTTATTTCCGAAAATGCAGAAAGAACATCTGAAACCCTTAAAATTTCCTCAGGAGTTACAAGAGAAAGAACTTTAATCTTCTCGAATAGCGGCTCAACATCAATAAACTCGATAAAAGGCAAATCACCTTCTTTCTCCAAGAATTTTTTCGCATCAGTTGTTTCTTTTAATGCAACAGTAGTTTCTTCAAAAGACTCATAAGGTAAAAGATTTCTTGATAGTTCCTTTCCGCCTTTTGTAAAGGAAAGTGCTTCAAGTTTATTTAAAATTTTGTCGTATTCGAGCGCCTTTAATGTGTCTTCACGCATAACAAATCTTTCAATTCCTCCAAACTATACGTATTTAAAACCTCCTCCTTCTTCATCCAGGCTCTCCTTAAGAGTTTAATACCATATTTCATAAAATACAAATGCCCTCTGTTATGTGCATCTGTCCCAACTGAAAAGTATTTAACATTTGCGCGTCTAGCTTCTTTAATTAAACCTGTGCTTAAGTCCATTCTGTTAGGAAATAAATTAACCTCTAAACTTACTCCATACTTGGAGGCTAAATTGAAGATTTCTTCAATGTCAACCTCAATGCTTTTTCTTACAAAAATTATTCTATTTGTTGGATGTGCCACAATATTAATTATACCACTTTTTATTGCTTTTTTAACCCGTTCCGTATTTTCAAAACGTGTATTTGAAAACTGATGAAGTCCTCCTATTACAAAGTCGATTTTACTCATAACAACTTCATCAACGTCAACTGTGCCGTCAAAGTTTATCTCTGCTTCAATTCCTTTCAATAAATATGGACTATATTTTTCGGCGTTTATCCGATCAATAAGTGTACTTTCTTTTAAATATGTTTTTTGAGACACCCCATTTGCAACTTTCAATCCTTTTGAGTGATCCGTAATCGCAAGGTACTCATAGTCTAAGAACCCACCTTCTTCGTGAAGTTCAGAAATTGTTGAAAGACCATCTGAAAACGAAGTGTGAACATGAAGATCTCCTTTAATATCTGATAGTGTTATAAGTTTTGGAAGAGAATGCGTTATAGAAAGTTCAATTTCCACTTCTCCTTCTCTTAACTCAGGCGGAACATACTGAAGAGACAATCTGTCATAAAATTCTTCTTCGGAACTCGCCCTTAAAAGAACATATCCGCTTTTTGAAATATCAAAACCTTTTGACTTTGCGATCTCCTGAATTTCCTTGTTGTGCTGTTTAGACCCTGTATAGTATTGAAGACCTGAATAGAAATATTCTTTTGGTACTCTAAAAAATTTAAGTTGCACACCATCGATATCTTTGAATTGGATCAAATTGCCTTTTCTTACGAAATTCACAATATCGAAGTTTGAATTAATATTCTCAATAAGATTGTCTTCTTCAAAGTCATAAACAAAATCGATATTATTTACCACTTCTTTGCCACGTCTTACACTTCCTGCAACACTTATATTACCAAAACCAGCAAGCGCTAATTTTACAGCATTAGCATAAGCACAAGCATAAAAGAGACTTAATTCCCTTATGCTACTTTCGTAATAAAAAAGGGCTCTTCTTAAATGTTCTTCAAATTTATCTGAAAAGAATCTTTTAACAATACCCTTTTTCATTGCCTTTTCAAGTTCAGCAAACGAATCAATGTTAAGTGAATGATATAGCCTAAGGACATCACTAACCCGAATACCAGGGATGCTTGCAAGTTGTTTTAAAACTTTCGGTATCTTAGCCTCAAGTTGCTCCTTAAGTGGCGAATAACCAAGTCCTTGCAAGTTAAAAACTTCTTCCTTTACAAATGGTGGGAGAAAATTAAAATTTGTGTATTTTTCTAAAGAGTTTTCAAGAGCAAGGATCGATAAAGCAGAGTGTTCAAATGTATAGGCATCCCTTGTATTGCCTGATATTTCAAGCAACGTTTTTATTTCAAGGAGTTCTTTTGCAACCTTAAAGTTATTCATTCTTTCTTAAAGTACCACCCGTTTTGTTTATAATATTTTCCTCTATCTTTTTTATAAACTCGTCAACTTCCGCACCTTGAAGAGTTCGATCATACGAGATAAACTCCAATGAGTAAGCAAGGTTTTTCTTTCCCTCAGGAAGTGGTTTTCCTTCATAAATATCAAACAATATAATTGACTTTAACTCTTTAATATTGGAGTCTCTTATTGCCTTTCTAACTAAGATCTCTTCAACTGACTTATCAACAATTATTGCAATGTCTCTTTTTACGGGAGGATAAAGCGAAAATTGACTGAATTTATTCTCGAGGTTTGCTTCCTTGAAAAGTTCGTTAACCTTTAACTCTGCGTAATATGCATCGTCTAATAAATCTGGGTTAATTTTTCCAAGATAGCCAAAAAAGTTGCCATTTACGATAACCTTACTTGTTTGGTATGGATGCATATGTGGTTGTTCGTATTTTACAAATTGGGCACTAATACCAAATTCTTCAAATATACTTTCAATAAGCCCTTTCAAATAATAGTAATCATACGGAAGATTCCTTCCATACGGGTTTTTCCCGATTCTATTACCTTTCAAGAAAATTGACATCCTATACTCTTCGCTAAGTTCATTTCCCATTTTGAAAAATACTTTCCCAATTTCGAAGAGCGAAAGGTTTTCAACATTTATATTCAAATTTCTTTGTGCTACTTCAAAACTTCCAACAAACAGAGTTGGCCTTAAAAGAGACATATCTTCTGTAAGTGGATTTAAAAGTTTTATGACACTATCTTCATATAAATTAAATCTTGTAAGTATTTCTTTGTTTGTAAGGGTAGAAGTAACTATTTCATTTAGTCCAAGATGTAGAAGAATATCTCTCAGTTTAGCGTTAAATTTTAGGATTGGCTCAAATGTTCCACTTCGAAGTGGTGCTATAATTGGTTTTTCGGAAAATTCATTATATCCACGCATACGGACAATTTCTTCAATAAGGTCTTCCTCAATGGAAATATCCTGCCTAAAGGAAGGTGGTGTTACCGAAAAAACACCTT contains the following coding sequences:
- a CDS encoding endonuclease MutS2 gives rise to the protein MREDTLKALEYDKILNKLEALSFTKGGKELSRNLLPYESFEETTVALKETTDAKKFLEKEGDLPFIEFIDVEPLFEKIKVLSLVTPEEILRVSDVLSAFSEIKEIGESYRETYPEVFKYIMKLSNFEDIVKAIRKVVGNDGKIVDDASPLLSIIRREIKTTYLRIQSILQEILYSRENEDAIQDKIITKRNDRYVIPIRLNSKPSFNYVVQGESGSKLTLFVEPMAVVELNNKLVDLFSKERREEERIVLELEERIRNKFSAVEESLNIIYKLDFIFAKARLSLEFKASEPILVNEPYLELYEARNPFINDDVVVPIDIEVGKNFKMLIITGPNTGGKTVTLKTTGLLTLMAKAGMHIPAISNSTVGFFRDVFADIGDEQSIEQNLSTFSSHMVRIIDILKNATKDDLVLIDELGAGTDPEEGASLGFAILKRLYKIGASSIVTTHHGKIKEFPYKFKEAQNASVGFDVDTLSPTYKLYIGIPGESHALIIAERLGMPEDVLSDARSELSSDFIEKAEIVSKMHEDNRAIEIMKRDTEVAKNEAMRLKETYEQKLKELEERKRLEIRKAYEEAQRIIDETKEKMNKILENLDVSIKSQKEIQEMKKALKSEEQKIEEQQEKTFEEVNKVGPSEIKEGILVYVRTLKAQGIVLQVKNDEQKAIVQMGAIRATLKFSDLEPVSEEKVEVKKEKRGELKELFEEELPMMIDLHGYTVDDAIDILDKYLDKAYLHGLPHVYIVHGKGTGALREAILQYLRNNKRIARFETGTPSEGGIGTTIVFFR
- a CDS encoding PHP domain-containing protein; the protein is MNNFKVAKELLEIKTLLEISGNTRDAYTFEHSALSILALENSLEKYTNFNFLPPFVKEEVFNLQGLGYSPLKEQLEAKIPKVLKQLASIPGIRVSDVLRLYHSLNIDSFAELEKAMKKGIVKRFFSDKFEEHLRRALFYYESSIRELSLFYACAYANAVKLALAGFGNISVAGSVRRGKEVVNNIDFVYDFEEDNLIENINSNFDIVNFVRKGNLIQFKDIDGVQLKFFRVPKEYFYSGLQYYTGSKQHNKEIQEIAKSKGFDISKSGYVLLRASSEEEFYDRLSLQYVPPELREGEVEIELSITHSLPKLITLSDIKGDLHVHTSFSDGLSTISELHEEGGFLDYEYLAITDHSKGLKVANGVSQKTYLKESTLIDRINAEKYSPYLLKGIEAEINFDGTVDVDEVVMSKIDFVIGGLHQFSNTRFENTERVKKAIKSGIINIVAHPTNRIIFVRKSIEVDIEEIFNLASKYGVSLEVNLFPNRMDLSTGLIKEARRANVKYFSVGTDAHNRGHLYFMKYGIKLLRRAWMKKEEVLNTYSLEELKDLLCVKTH